The following proteins come from a genomic window of Miscanthus floridulus cultivar M001 chromosome 2, ASM1932011v1, whole genome shotgun sequence:
- the LOC136536748 gene encoding uncharacterized protein translates to MKRQVVEAWKNMESNEDVERTAHDCQDHPQPKQEQKVQKKHEQGSKAKRNYIQGRLNNVDMTTTHGAKKVVYGIIQVNSASAIVLFDPRASHSFISSAYGKEHKITMLPMRRSVIVKTPEGEVKANRICPRVSLNIKGVKFEANLIVIELVDIDVILGIGWLSACKGVIKYAQHSVLLTTPSGERIEYEGIQPIPKDNMDKNRKEISPESELESNQHLSSITSSHPTSIPGQLNSDSKELEVSQAKVTPLFPPKFIGLRYKD, encoded by the exons atgaagagacaagtagtagaagcttggaagaatatggaGTCCAATGAAGATGTGGAAAGAACAGCACATGACTGCCAGGATCACCCACAACCAAAGCAAGAACAGAAAGTCCAGAAGAAacatgagcaaggaagtaaagcaaagagaaactacatccaaggaagactgaataatgtggatatgactaccactcatggagctaagaagGTTGTGTATGGTATCATTCAAGTAAACTCAGCTTCCGCCATAGTGCTGTTTGAtcccagagcttcacattcatttatctccaGTGCATACGGaaaggaacataagataactatgcttccaatgaggagatcagtgatagttaagaccccagaaggagaagtgaaggcaaaccgcatatgcccaagagttagtcttaacatcaaaggagtaaaatttgaagcaaaccttattgtaatAGAGTtggtggacattgatgttattcttggaataggatggctatctgcttgtaaaggagtgatcaagtatgcccagcactcggtgcttctaaccacaccgtcaggagaaagaattgagtatgaaggtattcagcctatACCTAAGGACAATATGGATAAGAACAGAAAGGagatctcaccagagtcagaattggaaagcaatcaacatttgagttctattACATCATCACATCCAACTTCAATCCCTGGTcagttaaactcagactctaaagaattagaagtttctcaagctaaggttactccactctttccacctaag ttcataggtttaaggtataaggattaa